One window of the Archangium primigenium genome contains the following:
- a CDS encoding kelch repeat-containing protein: MRVRTKWTRAVWVAACWSLFLGCRAEPVTPPEPAPEPGNTPPVIESVTASALVVDAGGTLLLEARAHDADPGDTLSLAWTAAVGEFQRVSETQTHWTAPREPGVVVLTLTVTDSRGASATQSLSVRVMEGGGIILNFSPRVSALTAEPTRVSVGGSTTVVARASDPDRDVLTSAWSATGCTGTWSEPAYDPGPDTGPMNARFTVQFTARTAPTGDACDCRLEVTVSDGRGGTAADTVPLCVDAEPPPPSGAWAASGGLSWGRDAMAVSLLDSGEVLVSGGWTRLDGWAAEVYNPRTNLSLPTGPMVDPSRVHHSSTLLPSGEVLVAGGGSATAELYDPRTHVWRATGSMAVSRSFHTATRLPSGRVLVVGGDADGVPSSAEVYEPQTGLWRTVAPPTGTYSRHTATLLPSGRVLVAGSGTRAELFDPTTETWSAAAPMRTGRSRHVAVLLGSGEVLVAGGENREAGWLTDAELYDPAANAWRPTGAMTHTGGWMTPSATVLSTGKVLLADGSDTLELYDPASGTWAGKLVSERAGPSLVALASGQVVLLPSDWGFFSVQRFQPDMETFRNEGPSPWIQERLSPTVTPLATGRLLVVGSLSDVTELVDPATQRWTPTPPMSRPRQGHTATLLPSGRVLAVGGLWNQAPDDTADLYDPASGTWSPTTAPEGARAWHTATLLPSGRVLVVGGLTADFTSSASAWLYDPASGTWTATGALADKRARHTATLLASGQVLVVGGRDDDRTLATAERYDPASGTWSPAGRLSTVRARHTATRLPSGEVVVLGGSDQATEVEVYDPAAGTWSPRGELLVPHAGHSVTPMPSGDLLVIGGDPLPRTVERYTPGSGTSTALPDAATPRTDHAAVLLPSGQVWVVGGFAQGFGVSLLYTP, encoded by the coding sequence GTGCGAGTGAGGACGAAGTGGACGCGGGCCGTGTGGGTCGCGGCGTGCTGGAGTCTGTTCTTGGGGTGCCGGGCCGAGCCGGTGACGCCTCCCGAGCCCGCGCCGGAGCCGGGCAACACGCCGCCCGTCATCGAGTCGGTGACGGCGTCGGCGTTGGTGGTCGATGCGGGAGGCACCCTGCTCCTGGAGGCGCGGGCGCATGACGCGGACCCCGGAGACACGCTCTCCCTGGCGTGGACGGCGGCGGTGGGGGAGTTCCAACGCGTCTCGGAGACCCAGACGCACTGGACGGCGCCGCGGGAGCCGGGGGTCGTGGTGCTGACGCTCACGGTGACGGACTCGCGGGGCGCCTCCGCCACTCAGTCGCTCTCCGTGCGGGTGATGGAGGGCGGCGGGATCATCCTCAACTTCTCGCCCCGGGTGTCGGCGCTCACCGCCGAGCCCACGCGGGTGAGCGTGGGCGGGTCCACCACGGTGGTGGCCCGCGCCTCGGATCCGGACCGGGACGTGCTGACGTCCGCCTGGAGCGCCACGGGGTGCACGGGCACCTGGAGCGAACCCGCGTACGACCCCGGTCCGGACACCGGGCCCATGAACGCGCGCTTCACGGTCCAGTTCACCGCCCGGACGGCCCCCACGGGGGACGCGTGCGACTGCCGGCTGGAGGTGACGGTGTCGGACGGGCGGGGCGGCACGGCGGCGGACACGGTGCCCCTGTGCGTGGACGCGGAGCCCCCGCCGCCCTCGGGCGCGTGGGCCGCGAGCGGCGGGCTGAGCTGGGGCCGCGATGCCATGGCCGTGTCGCTCCTGGACTCGGGCGAGGTGCTGGTGTCGGGCGGCTGGACGCGGCTGGATGGCTGGGCCGCCGAGGTCTACAACCCCCGGACGAACCTGAGCCTGCCCACGGGCCCCATGGTCGATCCCTCCCGGGTGCACCACTCCTCCACGCTCCTGCCCTCGGGCGAGGTGCTGGTGGCGGGGGGCGGCTCGGCCACCGCGGAGCTGTATGACCCGAGGACGCACGTCTGGCGGGCCACGGGGAGCATGGCCGTGAGCCGCTCCTTCCATACGGCGACGCGCCTGCCCTCGGGCCGGGTGCTGGTGGTGGGCGGGGATGCGGACGGCGTGCCCTCCTCCGCCGAGGTGTACGAGCCCCAGACGGGCCTCTGGCGGACCGTGGCCCCGCCGACCGGGACGTACTCGCGCCACACGGCGACGCTCCTGCCCTCGGGCCGGGTGCTGGTGGCGGGGAGCGGCACACGCGCGGAGCTCTTCGATCCCACGACGGAGACCTGGAGCGCCGCGGCGCCGATGCGCACCGGGCGCTCCCGGCACGTGGCCGTGCTGCTGGGCTCGGGCGAGGTGCTGGTGGCGGGCGGGGAGAACCGGGAGGCGGGCTGGCTGACGGACGCGGAGCTGTACGACCCCGCGGCCAATGCCTGGCGGCCCACGGGCGCGATGACGCACACGGGGGGCTGGATGACCCCGTCGGCGACCGTCCTGTCCACGGGCAAGGTGCTGCTGGCGGATGGCTCGGACACCCTGGAGCTGTATGACCCGGCGAGTGGCACCTGGGCGGGGAAGCTCGTGTCCGAGCGGGCGGGTCCCTCATTGGTGGCGCTGGCCTCGGGCCAGGTGGTGCTGCTGCCGAGCGACTGGGGCTTCTTCTCCGTGCAGCGCTTCCAGCCCGACATGGAGACCTTCCGCAACGAGGGCCCCTCGCCGTGGATCCAGGAGCGCCTGTCGCCCACGGTGACGCCCCTGGCCACGGGCCGGCTCCTGGTGGTGGGGAGCCTGAGTGACGTGACGGAGCTCGTCGACCCCGCCACCCAGCGCTGGACCCCGACGCCGCCCATGTCCCGGCCCCGGCAGGGCCACACGGCGACGCTCCTGCCCTCGGGCCGGGTGCTGGCGGTGGGCGGGCTCTGGAACCAGGCGCCCGACGACACGGCGGACCTGTACGACCCGGCGAGCGGCACCTGGAGCCCCACGACGGCGCCCGAGGGCGCGCGGGCCTGGCACACGGCGACGCTCCTGCCCTCGGGCAGGGTGCTGGTGGTGGGCGGCCTCACGGCGGACTTCACCTCCAGCGCCTCGGCGTGGCTGTATGACCCGGCGAGCGGCACCTGGACCGCCACGGGCGCCCTGGCCGACAAGCGCGCGCGGCACACGGCGACGCTGCTCGCCTCGGGGCAGGTGCTGGTGGTGGGCGGCCGGGATGACGATCGGACCCTGGCCACCGCCGAGCGCTATGACCCGGCGAGCGGCACCTGGTCCCCGGCGGGCCGTCTCTCCACGGTGCGCGCGCGGCACACGGCGACGCGCCTGCCCTCGGGCGAGGTGGTGGTGCTGGGCGGCTCGGACCAGGCCACCGAGGTGGAGGTGTACGACCCGGCGGCGGGCACGTGGTCCCCGCGCGGCGAGCTGCTCGTGCCCCACGCGGGACACTCGGTGACCCCGATGCCCTCGGGCGACCTCCTGGTGATCGGCGGGGATCCCCTGCCGCGCACGGTGGAGCGGTACACGCCGGGCTCGGGCACCTCGACGGCCTTGCCCGACGCGGCCACGCCCCGCACGGACCACGCGGCGGTGCTGCTGCCCTCGGGTCAGGTCTGGGTGGTGGGCGGCTTCGCGCAGGGCTTCGGCGTGTCACTGCTCTACACGCCCTGA
- the fdhD gene encoding formate dehydrogenase accessory sulfurtransferase FdhD yields the protein MTLDPSRRPPPPGVTQRPVRRYSPDTGLAPPESDAVALEEPLDIRVSGDTVALTMRMPGADRFLVTGFLFSEGLIHSAEDLGGLVHCGRPGEEGYGNVVEVTPAPGLVLDLERVSASRRGTLTTAACGVCGRRSVEDLIAACHPVPPGPGLAASVLARAPDVLRTRQPHFEHTGGVHAAAALDAEGHVLAAFEDVGRHNAVDKVVGALVLEHGLRSARATRPGAFQPTLLVVSGRAGFDILQKAAVARIPLVASVSAPTSLSIDLAERAGITLATFVRGGRFNVHTHPERLRVDSPSGRVEQ from the coding sequence ATGACCCTCGACCCCTCCCGTCGTCCCCCGCCGCCCGGCGTCACCCAGCGGCCCGTTCGCCGCTACTCCCCGGACACGGGGCTCGCCCCGCCCGAGTCCGATGCCGTGGCCCTCGAGGAGCCGCTCGACATCCGCGTGAGCGGCGACACCGTGGCCCTCACCATGCGCATGCCCGGCGCGGACCGCTTCCTCGTCACGGGCTTCCTCTTCTCCGAGGGCCTCATCCACTCGGCGGAGGACCTGGGGGGGCTGGTGCACTGCGGACGGCCCGGCGAGGAGGGCTACGGCAACGTCGTCGAGGTGACGCCCGCCCCGGGCCTCGTGCTCGACCTGGAGCGCGTGAGCGCGAGCCGGCGCGGCACCCTCACCACCGCGGCCTGCGGCGTGTGCGGCCGAAGGAGCGTGGAGGACCTCATCGCCGCGTGCCACCCCGTGCCGCCCGGGCCTGGCCTCGCCGCGTCCGTGCTCGCCCGCGCGCCCGACGTGCTGCGCACCCGCCAGCCCCACTTCGAGCACACCGGCGGCGTGCATGCCGCCGCGGCGCTCGACGCCGAGGGCCACGTGCTCGCCGCCTTCGAGGACGTGGGCCGCCACAACGCCGTGGACAAGGTGGTGGGGGCGCTGGTGCTCGAGCACGGCCTGCGCTCGGCGCGCGCCACCCGGCCCGGCGCCTTCCAGCCCACGCTGCTCGTGGTCAGCGGGCGCGCGGGCTTCGACATCCTCCAGAAGGCGGCCGTGGCGCGCATTCCCCTGGTGGCGAGCGTGTCGGCGCCCACCTCGCTCTCCATCGATCTGGCCGAGCGCGCGGGCATCACGCTCGCCACCTTCGTGCGGGGAGGGCGCTTCAACGTCCACACCCACCCCGAGCGCCTGCGCGTGGACTCGCCGTCAGGGCGTGTAGAGCAGTGA
- a CDS encoding LirA/MavJ family T4SS effector, with the protein MTMPTEEAIKDEYTTAYANYTRARQKQDSQAKAVAFNPTFWFSKAFVKISQFLYADASSPFWDALLHLEQAMQQELRQRTGQTLDPSALEKVSFAHGRANAFSTEADPTRHLLTTILTRYEQQEGFREVDTDGDGHPRTSRFLGQLSSGDFAYHIQQAHLAKDYVGLEHGEYTHRIQWYCLGQAKAHLGLTDTREDRDKMATLFSKSGLFWGLTFDRNTTPTMYDFRKPEYLNNWLVASPTSPGGAKKFPLLHNFLKSRRERLGEKGYGPWIIKMMIAKNVFPEKFEALNTENLTKYKSFRTNPTDAQLLFNTCLDSQSKLEVERLYKNKVLKGDWTMASKPPQRS; encoded by the coding sequence ATGACCATGCCCACGGAAGAAGCGATCAAGGACGAGTACACGACGGCCTACGCGAACTACACGCGCGCCCGACAGAAGCAGGACAGCCAGGCCAAGGCGGTCGCCTTCAATCCGACCTTCTGGTTCAGCAAGGCGTTCGTCAAGATTTCCCAATTCCTGTACGCGGATGCCTCCTCGCCCTTCTGGGACGCGCTCCTCCATCTGGAGCAGGCCATGCAGCAGGAGCTCCGCCAGCGCACGGGTCAGACGCTCGACCCCAGCGCGTTGGAGAAGGTGAGCTTCGCCCATGGACGCGCCAACGCCTTCTCCACGGAGGCCGATCCGACGCGGCATCTGCTGACGACCATCCTCACCCGCTACGAGCAGCAGGAGGGCTTTCGCGAGGTGGACACGGACGGCGATGGACACCCGCGCACGAGCCGCTTCCTCGGCCAGCTCTCGTCGGGAGACTTCGCCTATCACATCCAGCAGGCCCACCTGGCCAAGGACTACGTCGGGCTCGAGCACGGCGAGTACACCCACCGGATTCAGTGGTACTGCCTCGGTCAGGCCAAGGCCCATCTCGGACTCACGGATACCCGGGAGGACCGTGACAAGATGGCCACGCTCTTCTCGAAGTCCGGCCTGTTCTGGGGGTTGACCTTCGACCGGAACACGACCCCGACGATGTACGACTTCCGCAAACCGGAGTACTTGAACAACTGGCTCGTGGCGAGCCCGACCTCGCCAGGCGGCGCCAAGAAGTTCCCGCTTCTCCACAACTTCCTCAAGTCCCGGCGTGAACGTCTGGGCGAGAAGGGCTATGGGCCTTGGATCATCAAGATGATGATCGCGAAGAATGTCTTTCCCGAGAAATTCGAGGCGCTCAACACCGAGAACCTGACCAAGTACAAGAGCTTCCGGACCAATCCGACCGACGCGCAACTCCTCTTCAACACCTGCCTCGATTCCCAGAGCAAGCTGGAGGTGGAGCGCCTCTACAAGAACAAGGTGCTGAAGGGCGACTGGACGATGGCCTCCAAGCCGCCGCAGCGCTCATGA
- the mobB gene encoding molybdopterin-guanine dinucleotide biosynthesis protein B, producing the protein MSGLPALSLIGWSGAGKTTLLLRLVPELRARGLRVGVVKHSSHAHALHREGSDTARFAEGGAALVGYATPAGVQLSLPEPPEHLLAVLAPFAGRVDLVLVEGWKDGPLPKVEVWREGLEAPLALTRPDVLAGVGTPPLGRELPRFAPEDVAGLTTFLLRCRDEGRLVPPGA; encoded by the coding sequence GTGAGCGGGCTTCCCGCGCTGAGCCTCATCGGCTGGTCGGGCGCGGGGAAGACGACGCTGCTCCTGCGCCTGGTGCCGGAATTGCGCGCGCGGGGCCTGCGGGTGGGGGTGGTGAAGCACTCGTCGCACGCGCACGCGCTGCACCGCGAGGGCAGTGACACGGCGCGCTTCGCCGAGGGCGGCGCGGCGCTCGTGGGCTATGCCACGCCCGCGGGCGTGCAGCTGTCCCTGCCCGAGCCGCCCGAGCACCTGCTCGCGGTGCTCGCGCCCTTCGCGGGGCGGGTGGACCTGGTGCTCGTGGAGGGGTGGAAGGACGGGCCCCTGCCCAAGGTGGAGGTGTGGCGCGAGGGCCTGGAGGCGCCGCTCGCGCTCACGCGCCCGGACGTGCTCGCCGGGGTGGGCACACCGCCGCTCGGCCGGGAGCTGCCCCGCTTCGCGCCGGAGGACGTGGCGGGGCTCACCACCTTCCTCCTGCGCTGCCGGGACGAGGGACGGCTCGTGCCCCCCGGGGCCTAA